A genomic region of Ignavibacteria bacterium contains the following coding sequences:
- a CDS encoding transposase — protein MKYDPSKHHRRSIRLKGYDYSQAGAYFVTICTHNRQCLFGKINDGTMFLNEVGEIAKQCWLEIPNHFPNVTLDEFVIMPNHIHGIIIINDNGGANDNSPPQQIQQTKSFRSPSRTIGSIIRGYKIGVTKLCRQNAGVNNNPPLQIWQRNYYEHIIRNEEELNRIRKYIINNPLKWSLDFENPVKKTDYKNIQEYFERIILQ, from the coding sequence ATGAAATATGATCCTTCAAAACATCATCGCAGATCAATTAGATTAAAAGGTTATGATTATTCACAGGCAGGTGCGTATTTCGTTACGATATGCACCCATAATCGCCAATGTTTATTTGGAAAAATTAATGATGGAACAATGTTTTTGAACGAGGTGGGCGAAATTGCCAAACAATGTTGGTTGGAAATTCCGAACCATTTTCCAAATGTTACATTGGATGAATTTGTGATTATGCCGAACCATATTCATGGAATTATCATCATTAATGATAATGGAGGGGCGAATGATAATTCGCCCCCACAACAAATACAACAAACCAAATCATTCCGATCACCATCACGAACAATTGGATCAATAATTCGTGGTTATAAAATTGGTGTAACAAAATTGTGTCGGCAAAATGCAGGGGTGAATAATAATCCACCCCTGCAAATATGGCAACGCAATTATTATGAACATATTATTCGAAATGAAGAAGAATTAAACAGAATTCGCAAATACATAATAAACAACCCATTAAAATGGTCCCTGGATTTTGAAAACCCTGTAAAAAAGACGGA
- a CDS encoding helicase, with the protein MENLDLSFITNQPNQKLKDRFIQLIRDARKFDCLVGYFYLSGFYLIQDALENVDKIRILVGLGISEDVYRAFSEKDEAEDDLGFLSSKKIIEKYLKNVKEEFENSEDKPDVELGILKFIEMINSNKLQIRIYPERKLHAKVYILTFKEGDRDVGRVITGSSNLTYAGLVDNLEFNVELKNPSDYKFALEKFEELWKDGIDITTTIPKFINEETWLKGDITPYELYLKFLYEYFVDDLNAEQYLSEKYLPEGFIEFDYQTQAILNAKKIIEAYGGCFISDVVGLGKTYVAARLIRELGGRTMVIAPPKLLDRNTPGSWINVFYDFNLSLTPISIGKLDDALDEINRRNYDNIIIDEAHRFRNTETISYTKLAQICRGKRVILVTATPYNNKPEDLLSQISLFQNKRASTIPGIKNLEGFFKGLEKRFNGVDRNNDYEKYLKIVKENSKEIREKCLKYIMVRRTRSEIEKYFAHDLAKNNIKFPEVKPPRPLFYQLNDEEDNIFMETVRLITKRFTYARYKPLLYFKDEFKIDQLTRQSQENLGGFMKVLLVKRLESSFDAFRKTLDRFIESHRHFIYAYENGKVYLSDRYMSKIFEYLENDNDLEIQKLIDEGKAEEYSADEFKEELIHNLKNDYELLKYIRSQWKRITRDPKVDKLIEQLKNDPILQNKVIIFTESKETAEYIGKQIKNRTSRKPLVYHGGSTEKERKEVTANFDARAKEKKDDYDILISTEVLSEGVNLHRSNVVLNYDIPWNPTRLMQRVGRINRVDTKFDKIYTYNFFPSKQADKEIDLTNIARAKIEAFLNLLGGDSAILTENEPVSSHELFDKLISVKSLIEDDESEESELKYLRIIEDIRDNNPDLFSRIKKLPKKARSSKKQPELMQNLISQTYGKDSVITFFRKGKLVKFYLSDDNSTYELDFLTAAKIFETDENTLSEKFSLEKFYEFLTNNKTAFNNVLIEDEEFKDSRGGRDPSKELMANLKALEKLSQQFTDEQENYIENLMERIKAGALPKQIIRNANKGIKKMTINGFNPLEVFYAIKRSIPDEFLKEHLSELKLQSNQKREIILSLYLKAD; encoded by the coding sequence ATGGAAAATCTGGATCTCAGTTTTATTACAAACCAACCTAATCAAAAATTAAAAGATAGATTTATACAGCTGATTAGAGATGCAAGAAAATTTGATTGCCTCGTTGGATACTTCTATCTAAGCGGATTTTATTTAATTCAAGATGCTCTTGAAAATGTTGATAAGATTAGAATCCTCGTTGGGCTTGGTATCTCTGAAGATGTTTACAGAGCATTCTCAGAAAAAGATGAAGCTGAAGATGATCTCGGATTTTTATCTTCAAAAAAAATTATAGAGAAGTATCTTAAGAATGTGAAAGAAGAATTTGAAAACTCTGAAGATAAACCAGATGTCGAATTAGGGATTTTGAAATTTATAGAGATGATTAATTCAAATAAATTACAAATAAGAATTTATCCCGAAAGGAAATTACACGCTAAAGTCTATATTCTAACTTTTAAAGAAGGTGACCGGGATGTTGGAAGAGTAATTACTGGATCGAGCAATTTAACTTATGCAGGACTTGTTGATAATCTTGAATTTAATGTCGAATTAAAAAATCCATCTGATTACAAATTTGCTCTTGAGAAATTTGAAGAATTGTGGAAAGATGGAATTGATATCACCACAACCATTCCAAAATTTATAAATGAAGAAACCTGGCTCAAAGGAGATATAACTCCCTACGAACTCTATTTGAAATTTCTATACGAATATTTTGTAGATGATTTAAATGCTGAACAATATTTAAGTGAAAAATATCTGCCAGAAGGATTTATCGAATTTGATTATCAAACTCAAGCAATCTTAAATGCAAAGAAAATAATTGAAGCATACGGCGGCTGTTTTATATCTGATGTTGTTGGTTTAGGTAAAACCTATGTTGCTGCAAGATTGATCAGAGAATTGGGCGGGAGAACAATGGTCATTGCTCCACCAAAACTTCTCGATAGAAATACACCAGGTTCCTGGATTAATGTTTTTTATGATTTCAATTTATCTCTCACACCAATCTCAATTGGTAAGCTTGACGATGCACTTGATGAGATTAATAGGCGAAATTATGATAATATAATTATTGATGAAGCTCACCGATTTAGAAATACTGAGACAATTTCTTACACAAAGCTTGCACAAATCTGTAGAGGCAAAAGAGTCATTCTTGTCACAGCCACTCCATATAACAATAAACCTGAAGATTTATTATCTCAAATCTCTCTTTTTCAAAATAAAAGAGCCAGCACAATTCCTGGAATAAAGAATCTTGAGGGATTTTTTAAAGGACTTGAAAAAAGGTTTAATGGAGTAGATAGAAATAATGATTATGAAAAATATCTAAAAATTGTAAAAGAAAATTCAAAAGAGATTAGAGAAAAATGCCTTAAATATATTATGGTTAGACGAACTCGTTCAGAAATTGAAAAATATTTTGCTCACGATCTTGCAAAGAATAATATTAAATTCCCCGAAGTTAAACCGCCCAGACCTTTATTTTATCAATTGAATGATGAAGAAGATAATATTTTTATGGAGACTGTTAGATTAATAACAAAAAGATTTACTTATGCTAGATATAAACCTCTGTTATATTTCAAAGATGAATTTAAAATTGATCAATTAACAAGGCAGTCTCAGGAAAATCTCGGCGGATTTATGAAGGTTTTGCTTGTGAAAAGACTGGAAAGCAGTTTCGATGCATTCCGAAAAACTCTTGATAGGTTTATTGAATCACATAGACATTTTATTTATGCCTATGAAAATGGAAAAGTTTATTTAAGTGATAGATATATGTCAAAAATTTTTGAATATCTTGAAAATGATAACGATTTAGAAATTCAAAAGTTAATTGATGAAGGAAAAGCCGAAGAATACAGTGCCGATGAATTTAAGGAAGAGTTAATCCATAATCTGAAAAATGATTATGAATTATTAAAATACATTCGATCACAGTGGAAAAGAATTACACGAGATCCCAAGGTCGATAAATTAATTGAACAACTAAAAAATGATCCTATCTTACAAAACAAAGTTATAATCTTCACTGAATCAAAAGAGACAGCAGAGTACATCGGAAAGCAGATAAAAAACAGAACCAGTAGAAAACCTTTAGTCTATCATGGCGGTTCGACTGAAAAAGAAAGAAAAGAAGTAACGGCAAATTTTGATGCCCGCGCAAAAGAGAAAAAAGATGACTATGATATCCTTATATCCACTGAGGTGCTTTCGGAAGGAGTTAATCTCCACCGTTCAAATGTTGTTTTGAATTACGATATTCCCTGGAATCCAACAAGATTAATGCAAAGAGTCGGACGCATTAACCGTGTGGATACTAAATTTGATAAAATCTATACATACAATTTCTTTCCAAGTAAACAGGCTGATAAAGAGATAGATTTAACAAACATTGCACGAGCAAAGATCGAAGCATTCTTAAATTTACTCGGAGGTGATTCGGCTATTCTCACTGAAAATGAACCTGTAAGTTCTCATGAACTTTTCGACAAATTGATTTCAGTGAAATCTCTAATTGAAGATGACGAATCAGAAGAAAGTGAACTAAAATATTTAAGAATAATTGAAGACATAAGAGATAATAATCCTGATTTATTCTCCAGAATAAAAAAGCTGCCCAAAAAAGCTCGTTCATCAAAAAAACAGCCCGAATTAATGCAAAATTTAATAAGTCAAACTTATGGTAAAGATTCAGTTATAACATTTTTCCGAAAAGGGAAATTGGTGAAGTTTTATTTATCCGATGATAATTCAACTTATGAACTTGATTTTTTAACTGCAGCAAAAATTTTTGAAACTGATGAAAATACTCTCTCAGAAAAATTCAGTTTAGAGAAGTTCTACGAATTTTTAACTAATAATAAAACAGCTTTTAATAATGTTTTAATTGAAGATGAAGAATTTAAAGATTCCAGAGGAGGCAGAGATCCATCAAAAGAACTGATGGCAAATCTTAAGGCATTAGAAAAACTTTCTCAACAATTTACTGATGAACAGGAAAACTACATTGAAAATTTAATGGAAAGAATTAAAGCTGGTGCCCTGCCAAAACAGATAATTAGAAATGCCAACAAAGGAATAAAGAAAATGACCATAAATGGGTTTAATCCACTTGAAGTTTTTTACGCAATCAAAAGATCAATTCCAGATGAATTTCTCAAAGAACATCTATCAGAATTAAAATTGCAATCAAATCAAAAAAGAGAAATTATCCTTTCACTATATCTGAAGGCAGATTAA
- a CDS encoding efflux RND transporter permease subunit, whose translation MIEKIIHFSLKQKLLIIFAVIILIAAGIAAFKQLPIDAVPDVTNIQVQILTSSPTLAPVEVERTITFPIEVAMNGLPDVEEIRSVSKFGLSLVTVVFKENVDIYFARQLVFERLQNAASEIPAELGKPVLGPTSTGLGEIYQYVIRPKGKTKQDSTELMEMRTLQDWVAKRQLLTVPGVNEVNSFGGFEKQYQVLVDPQKLISYGITLRDVYEAVSENNSNAGGAYIEHSNEQYLIRGSGLVQSIDDIKNIIVKTDDNGTPIYIRNVADVKLGPALRQGAVTMNGEGEVAAGIVMMLKGANSRTVVENVKNKVESIKKTLPQDVEMVPFYDRTELVNKTIWTVAKNLLEGGILVIGILVLLLFNLRGGFIVASVIPLSMLFAVIMMVATGVSGNLMSLGAIDFGLIVDGAVVMVENAIRKLHERKNGISISETVLESALEVGRPVVFAVGIIIIVYLPIMTLTGLEGKMFKPMAFTVAYALIGSLILSLTYVPVMSAIMFKKKIKERESPIITYAKKYYVPLLRKVLNKRILVVSAAGILVIISFIIFPFLGSEFIPQLDEGAIAIQAFRLPSASLTTAIETSTMIEKEILKFPEVESVVSKTGRAEIGTDPMGVEMSDILINLKPKEDWTTGRTKTELIEAMENELKKIPGIAYSFSQPIQLRVAELISGVKSDVAIKLFGEDLNILKEKANEIVKVVSQIEGAKDVKAEQITGLPQLQIKIDRNKIARYGINVADVNQIIETAIGGKEAGKVFEGDKRFDLVVRFAPEARSDVETIKNILVPSPNGSTIPLSQVADVFVEEGPAQISREHNQRRIVVEVNVRGRDIGSFVEEAEKKIYAQVKLPTGYYLEWGGTFENLQNARERLMIVVPLALFLIFILLFISFGSIRNALLIYTGIPFAIVGGVFALLLRGMHFSISAGVGFIALFGVAVLNGVVMVSFINKLRQEGMSLENAVIEGATTRLRPVLMTALVASLGFIPMALSTGAGAEVQKPLATVVIGGLITSTLLTLFVLPTIYLWSEKRKEIKKI comes from the coding sequence ATGATAGAAAAAATAATCCACTTCTCTCTTAAACAAAAATTACTGATAATTTTTGCTGTTATAATTCTAATAGCTGCCGGTATTGCCGCATTCAAACAATTGCCCATTGATGCTGTGCCGGATGTAACTAACATACAAGTTCAAATTCTCACTTCCTCTCCAACACTTGCACCGGTTGAGGTCGAACGAACAATCACTTTCCCAATTGAAGTTGCAATGAATGGTTTACCAGATGTTGAGGAGATCCGTTCAGTCTCTAAATTTGGATTATCATTAGTTACTGTTGTCTTCAAAGAAAATGTTGATATTTACTTTGCCAGACAGTTAGTATTTGAGAGACTGCAGAATGCTGCCAGCGAAATACCAGCAGAACTTGGAAAACCGGTTTTGGGACCAACCAGCACTGGATTAGGTGAAATTTATCAATATGTCATCAGACCAAAAGGAAAAACTAAGCAAGATTCGACTGAGTTGATGGAAATGAGAACGCTCCAGGATTGGGTTGCCAAAAGACAATTGCTAACCGTGCCAGGAGTTAATGAAGTAAATTCATTCGGTGGATTTGAAAAGCAATATCAGGTTTTAGTTGATCCCCAGAAACTTATTAGCTATGGAATTACCTTGCGTGATGTTTACGAGGCAGTGTCGGAGAATAATTCGAATGCCGGAGGCGCTTACATTGAACATAGTAACGAGCAGTACTTAATTCGTGGAAGCGGTTTGGTTCAAAGTATTGATGATATAAAAAATATTATTGTAAAGACTGATGACAATGGAACGCCAATTTATATCCGTAATGTTGCTGATGTAAAATTGGGACCAGCATTACGGCAAGGCGCAGTAACAATGAACGGAGAAGGTGAAGTTGCAGCCGGTATTGTAATGATGCTTAAAGGTGCAAACAGCCGCACAGTCGTTGAGAATGTAAAAAATAAAGTTGAGAGTATTAAAAAAACTTTGCCGCAAGATGTTGAAATGGTTCCATTTTATGATAGAACCGAACTTGTGAATAAAACAATTTGGACTGTTGCAAAAAATTTATTGGAAGGCGGAATATTAGTTATAGGAATACTTGTTTTACTTTTATTCAATCTACGCGGCGGTTTTATTGTGGCTTCTGTTATTCCTCTATCAATGCTCTTCGCTGTCATAATGATGGTAGCAACCGGAGTATCAGGCAACTTGATGTCTCTCGGCGCAATTGACTTTGGATTAATTGTTGACGGTGCTGTAGTAATGGTTGAAAATGCAATCAGAAAACTTCACGAAAGAAAAAATGGTATTAGCATAAGCGAAACCGTACTTGAATCTGCCTTAGAAGTAGGTAGACCAGTTGTATTTGCCGTCGGTATAATCATTATTGTTTATTTGCCTATAATGACCTTGACAGGTCTTGAAGGAAAGATGTTCAAGCCTATGGCATTTACAGTTGCTTATGCTCTTATTGGTTCGTTGATATTGAGTTTAACTTATGTTCCCGTAATGTCTGCAATTATGTTCAAGAAAAAAATTAAAGAAAGGGAGAGTCCAATTATCACTTATGCAAAGAAATATTATGTCCCTCTGCTAAGAAAAGTCTTAAATAAAAGAATTTTAGTTGTAAGCGCTGCGGGAATTCTTGTTATAATCAGCTTTATCATTTTTCCTTTTTTAGGAAGTGAATTTATACCGCAATTAGACGAAGGAGCAATTGCAATTCAAGCTTTTAGATTACCCAGTGCTTCGCTTACAACCGCAATTGAAACATCTACAATGATTGAGAAGGAAATACTAAAATTTCCGGAAGTTGAAAGCGTTGTATCCAAAACTGGAAGAGCAGAAATAGGAACCGATCCAATGGGAGTCGAGATGAGCGATATTCTTATCAATCTTAAACCTAAAGAAGATTGGACTACTGGAAGAACAAAAACAGAATTAATTGAAGCTATGGAAAATGAACTTAAAAAAATACCGGGAATTGCTTATAGCTTCTCACAACCAATTCAATTAAGAGTTGCAGAGTTGATATCCGGTGTTAAATCAGATGTTGCAATTAAACTCTTTGGAGAAGATTTAAATATCTTAAAAGAGAAAGCAAATGAAATAGTAAAGGTTGTTAGTCAGATTGAAGGAGCTAAAGATGTAAAAGCTGAACAGATAACTGGATTACCACAGCTTCAAATAAAAATTGACCGAAATAAAATTGCACGCTACGGAATTAATGTGGCTGATGTAAATCAAATAATTGAAACAGCTATCGGAGGTAAAGAAGCAGGTAAAGTATTTGAAGGTGACAAACGATTTGATTTAGTCGTAAGGTTTGCACCAGAAGCAAGAAGTGATGTAGAAACAATCAAAAACATTCTTGTTCCATCACCAAACGGCTCAACAATACCGCTTAGTCAAGTTGCAGATGTTTTTGTTGAAGAAGGTCCGGCACAGATAAGCAGAGAACACAACCAAAGAAGAATTGTTGTTGAAGTAAATGTCAGAGGGCGGGATATTGGAAGCTTTGTCGAAGAAGCTGAAAAGAAAATTTATGCGCAAGTTAAACTACCAACCGGTTACTATTTAGAATGGGGTGGAACATTTGAAAACCTTCAAAACGCTCGTGAGAGATTAATGATCGTAGTCCCTTTGGCTTTATTCCTTATTTTCATTCTTCTGTTCATTTCGTTCGGTTCAATCAGAAATGCTTTATTAATTTATACTGGAATTCCTTTTGCAATTGTTGGTGGTGTGTTTGCATTACTACTGCGCGGAATGCACTTCAGTATTTCTGCGGGAGTCGGATTCATTGCGCTGTTCGGTGTTGCTGTGTTGAACGGGGTTGTGATGGTTTCATTTATAAATAAATTACGACAAGAAGGAATGTCTTTGGAAAATGCTGTAATTGAAGGAGCTACAACCAGACTAAGACCAGTGTTAATGACTGCGTTAGTTGCTTCCCTTGGATTTATTCCAATGGCTTTATCAACCGGCGCCGGAGCTGAAGTGCAAAAACCTCTTGCAACTGTTGTTATTGGAGGTTTAATAACTTCTACTCTTTTAACTTTATTTGTTTTACCGACAATTTATTTATGGTCTGAAAAAAGAAAGGAAATAAAAAAGATATGA
- a CDS encoding efflux RND transporter periplasmic adaptor subunit, with the protein MMEFKRYLLAIILISALFIGCSENENKADNEKQNEYKERTIVLSKEAIEKINLKYVTAEIKPLNGFIKVPAVIITNQNNEALVGSLIQGRVHKVFVNVGDYVKTGQVLMQIEGLEIGQLKGNYLKAKANLDFAEQEYKRQKTLFEQNVGSQKNYLTAKAEYEKALAEFNAEDKKIHSVGLSHEDIENINGNEHTSGLLTIKSPIDGIIVERNVVIGQFVETNTNAFRIINTNSVWADGQIYEKDILKISGKPTIEFFSSSIPNQTFKGKVIYIGQVVDEHTRTIKIRAEIQNTASKLKPNMFGEMLIPISSEAKGIVIPSESVIKDNNESYVFVVENDSTFRKQIVQIGVELNQMVEVIKGLKPGDKVVTKGAFFLKSEMMKESLGEEE; encoded by the coding sequence ATGATGGAATTCAAAAGATATTTACTGGCAATAATACTTATATCAGCCTTGTTTATTGGCTGCAGTGAAAATGAAAACAAAGCAGATAATGAAAAGCAAAATGAATATAAGGAAAGGACTATAGTTTTAAGTAAAGAAGCAATTGAAAAAATTAATTTGAAATATGTTACCGCTGAAATAAAACCACTAAATGGATTTATAAAAGTTCCTGCTGTAATAATTACAAACCAAAACAATGAAGCACTGGTCGGATCTTTAATTCAAGGACGAGTTCACAAAGTATTTGTAAATGTTGGTGATTACGTAAAAACCGGACAAGTGTTGATGCAAATTGAAGGGCTTGAAATAGGTCAACTGAAAGGTAATTATCTTAAAGCAAAAGCAAATCTTGATTTTGCTGAACAAGAATATAAAAGACAAAAAACTTTGTTTGAACAAAATGTTGGTTCTCAAAAAAACTATCTAACCGCAAAGGCAGAATACGAAAAAGCTTTAGCAGAATTCAATGCTGAAGATAAAAAAATTCATTCAGTTGGTTTATCTCACGAGGATATTGAGAACATAAATGGGAATGAGCATACATCTGGATTACTAACAATCAAATCACCAATAGATGGAATTATTGTTGAAAGGAATGTTGTGATTGGGCAGTTTGTGGAAACAAATACAAATGCTTTCAGAATAATTAACACTAACAGTGTTTGGGCTGATGGTCAGATTTATGAAAAAGATATTCTTAAAATTTCTGGCAAACCAACTATTGAATTCTTTTCCTCATCAATTCCAAATCAAACATTCAAAGGAAAAGTAATATATATCGGGCAAGTTGTTGACGAGCATACCCGAACAATTAAAATCAGAGCTGAAATTCAAAATACCGCCTCCAAACTTAAACCCAATATGTTTGGTGAAATGTTAATCCCTATTTCATCTGAAGCAAAAGGAATTGTTATACCATCAGAAAGTGTAATTAAAGATAATAATGAAAGTTATGTTTTTGTTGTTGAAAACGATTCCACATTCAGAAAGCAAATTGTGCAAATAGGCGTTGAGTTAAATCAAATGGTAGAAGTAATTAAAGGATTAAAACCTGGTGATAAAGTTGTAACAAAAGGTGCGTTCTTTCTAAAATCAGAAATGATGAAAGAATCTTTAGGAGAGGAAGAATAA
- a CDS encoding TolC family protein, which translates to MLNLVKTQLLVNKIFVLFVTILFPHCIYGQTEVKKISLKEAIEIGLKNNPEIKSAQEKILAAKGRFWSGISLPSPEISVSYEWTPKDKSLKSFSERTQQVNQSFEFPTNYFLKGSKLSNEEEIAYYRFKQTELIITSQIKSTYYNVLAKEEQLKIAEENLSIADDFFKKAEIRYNVGEGTNLERLTAKVQFTEAKNNLEVVRNELKTAIAELNFALGYGRQSEEIFTLKDSLVFKEYNFSLDELFSLSSYANPKIKIAELNLSSSSIDKKLAWSSVLPSFNLSYFKQARDGDRGYYGASFGISVPLWFMFQQRGQIQEASANVNIAESELQLVKNEVYLRLKSAFNDYENDLKQVKLYLNDILPQSEEIFRVAAKSYDAGEITYLEYLQAKQTLITSKNNYIKALLKYYLSLFTLEETVGQSLLK; encoded by the coding sequence ATGTTAAATCTTGTGAAAACCCAATTACTCGTAAATAAAATTTTTGTTTTATTCGTAACTATATTGTTTCCGCATTGCATTTACGGGCAAACAGAAGTTAAAAAAATTAGCTTGAAAGAGGCTATTGAAATTGGATTAAAAAATAATCCGGAAATAAAGTCAGCACAAGAAAAAATATTGGCAGCTAAAGGAAGATTTTGGAGCGGGATATCCCTTCCATCACCAGAAATATCTGTGAGTTATGAATGGACACCAAAAGATAAAAGCCTAAAAAGTTTTAGCGAGAGAACTCAACAGGTTAACCAATCTTTTGAATTTCCGACGAACTATTTTTTAAAAGGGAGCAAATTAAGTAACGAGGAAGAGATTGCTTATTATAGATTTAAGCAGACGGAGCTTATAATCACATCGCAAATAAAATCTACTTATTATAATGTGCTTGCAAAGGAGGAACAATTAAAGATTGCAGAAGAAAATCTATCGATTGCAGATGACTTTTTTAAAAAAGCCGAGATAAGATACAATGTTGGTGAAGGAACTAATCTTGAAAGATTGACTGCAAAAGTTCAATTCACAGAGGCAAAAAATAATTTAGAAGTTGTGCGCAATGAGCTTAAAACTGCAATTGCAGAATTAAATTTTGCCTTAGGATATGGGAGACAATCAGAAGAAATTTTTACGCTAAAAGATAGTTTAGTTTTTAAAGAATATAACTTTTCTTTAGATGAATTATTCAGCTTATCTTCTTATGCTAATCCAAAAATAAAAATTGCAGAACTAAATTTAAGTTCATCTTCTATTGATAAAAAGCTTGCGTGGTCTTCAGTTCTGCCGAGCTTCAATCTTTCCTACTTCAAGCAAGCACGGGATGGCGACAGGGGCTATTACGGCGCATCATTTGGAATTTCTGTTCCATTGTGGTTTATGTTCCAACAACGAGGACAAATCCAAGAAGCATCGGCAAATGTAAACATTGCTGAATCGGAACTGCAATTAGTAAAGAATGAAGTTTACCTTAGATTAAAAAGTGCATTTAATGACTATGAAAATGACCTTAAACAGGTAAAACTTTATTTGAATGATATATTACCACAATCAGAGGAAATCTTTCGTGTTGCAGCAAAGAGTTATGATGCCGGTGAAATTACATATCTAGAATACCTTCAAGCGAAACAAACATTGATAACTTCAAAGAACAATTATATCAAAGCACTTCTTAAGTATTACTTATCATTGTTTACTCTTGAAGAAACTGTTGGACAAAGTTTATTAAAATAA
- a CDS encoding glucosyl transferase — protein sequence MPKIIRQIFFLLLLFFFFFTTLTCKRSPVEPNEFEMLWLDFEDASCTEAWFNLKLNNLPKPVRVDVYRESYLTKSFTIFTTNDTLFYIENLLPKQKYEVYVKVKGSDGKEYTSTKINFETMDTTSHEFTFEMFTFGGEIGGSVLYDVVIINENNIIAVGSIFMKDSLGNPDFQPYSIVKWDGKNWTLKKLFYNNNLIVAPIRGILVLSPNEIYLAAGSVFRWDGVSSSVKLVYSRLNLPDPNATIEKLWGNSNKSIYGIGNVGSIIFYNGTSWRRIESHTTLNINDIWGDYNPKTNEWEILAVASNRQSLNDRELLKIENLVVRKIELEPRVWPLVSVWFKSDKSYYLAGQGIYYKHWFKDKIEWKDIAEGLTTFATTSIRGNDINDVIGVGAFGDFLHFNGLSWKQYQEPYLYNGAYTKVAIKDNLVVAVGGNQISLASEAVILMGRR from the coding sequence ATGCCTAAGATTATAAGACAAATATTTTTTCTCTTACTTTTATTCTTCTTTTTCTTTACAACCCTCACCTGCAAGAGATCACCTGTTGAGCCAAATGAATTTGAAATGTTATGGTTAGATTTTGAAGATGCAAGCTGCACTGAAGCTTGGTTTAATTTGAAATTAAATAATCTCCCCAAACCTGTAAGAGTTGATGTTTATAGAGAAAGTTATCTTACTAAATCTTTTACAATATTCACCACAAATGATACTTTGTTTTACATAGAGAATTTACTTCCAAAGCAGAAGTATGAAGTATATGTAAAAGTAAAAGGTTCAGATGGTAAGGAATACACGAGCACAAAAATAAACTTTGAGACAATGGACACAACAAGTCACGAGTTTACATTTGAGATGTTTACATTTGGCGGAGAGATAGGAGGCAGTGTTCTTTATGATGTTGTCATTATTAACGAAAACAATATTATTGCTGTTGGAAGCATTTTTATGAAAGATTCGCTTGGCAATCCTGATTTTCAACCTTACAGTATTGTAAAATGGGATGGAAAAAACTGGACACTAAAAAAACTCTTTTATAATAATAATTTAATTGTAGCACCGATTAGAGGTATTCTTGTGTTAAGTCCAAATGAAATTTATCTAGCAGCGGGAAGTGTATTTCGTTGGGATGGTGTTTCATCCTCAGTTAAACTTGTTTATTCCCGGTTAAATTTACCCGACCCAAATGCTACCATTGAAAAGTTATGGGGAAATTCAAATAAATCAATATATGGAATTGGAAATGTTGGTAGTATTATTTTCTATAATGGGACTAGCTGGCGCAGAATAGAGAGCCACACAACCTTAAACATAAACGATATTTGGGGCGATTATAACCCTAAAACTAATGAGTGGGAAATTTTGGCTGTAGCCTCTAACCGCCAGTCTTTAAATGATAGGGAACTTCTAAAGATAGAAAATTTGGTGGTAAGAAAAATAGAATTAGAGCCCAGAGTCTGGCCTTTAGTATCAGTTTGGTTTAAATCAGATAAATCATATTATCTCGCAGGACAAGGGATATACTATAAACATTGGTTCAAAGATAAGATAGAATGGAAAGACATAGCAGAAGGATTAACAACTTTTGCCACCACATCAATCAGGGGTAATGACATAAACGATGTAATAGGCGTAGGTGCTTTTGGTGATTTTCTACATTTCAACGGATTAAGTTGGAAGCAATATCAAGAACCATATTTATATAATGGGGCATATACTAAAGTAGCTATAAAGGATAATTTGGTTGTTGCTGTTGGAGGTAATCAGATTTCATTAGCATCAGAAGCAGTAATATTAATGGGGAGGAGGTGA
- the groES gene encoding co-chaperone GroES, whose product MAGFSLKPLADRVIIKPAPAEEVTKGGIYLPDTAQEKPQRGEVVAVGPGKISEETGKHIPMTVKVGDKVLYGKYSGTEVKIDGEEYLIMRESDIFAIIQ is encoded by the coding sequence ATGGCAGGATTTAGCTTAAAACCATTAGCAGATAGAGTTATTATCAAACCAGCCCCTGCAGAAGAAGTCACAAAGGGCGGAATTTATTTGCCAGATACAGCTCAAGAAAAACCACAAAGAGGTGAAGTTGTTGCCGTTGGTCCAGGCAAAATTTCCGAAGAAACTGGCAAACATATTCCTATGACCGTTAAAGTCGGTGATAAAGTTCTTTATGGTAAATACTCTGGCACCGAAGTTAAGATTGACGGTGAAGAGTATTTAATTATGCGTGAATCAGACATTTTTGCAATTATTCAATAA